The following proteins are co-located in the Vigna angularis cultivar LongXiaoDou No.4 chromosome 2, ASM1680809v1, whole genome shotgun sequence genome:
- the LOC108319180 gene encoding uncharacterized protein LOC108319180, with amino-acid sequence MASGPSGPPIPPSRNSDKGKGKKTYVVKLMTRFNNEIGSTSQPTTPTSTSTGRSVPPPLVVPAFTPTPHQVTTSSPTSIGTSLPPPIQVPGLTPTPYQVPPYLQASLSPNVGSNPSTPRNIAASPGIEDADPHSSSAANNMEECSNSRPMITPVGGGFYPTKTASKAITATIKEQFDEPWLTWGAIPKSTRDVFFERFKRRVSWKPEDEEKVKKNYHTKASHRLSEMYKKARTLGKRPDWLGDDTWNALLEKWNMPLYRQKCETAKKNRTSEKGGCLHTGGSISVHEHAIRLSQELGRSVHVDEIFQQTHIRQSTGEFVDERSRRTHVSLSKTASVGVSTSSPLDPAEEERLRNRCWLEAAGGKYKGRVYGIGNVTSQDDCVDSYIQQTQASSTAQPQNSEEILNLKSQLQQYGQQLQNLEGFIGVLLPFLPPSAAAAAQQFLNLPNPQVQNDMPNIVQPEQQPPEQQPPHQQPPDEQPQDGNDYMHY; translated from the exons ATGGCATCAGGTCCTTCTGGCCCTCCTATTCCACCTTCAAGAAATTCTGATAAGGGCAAGGGGAAGAAAACTTACGTAGTGAAGTTGATGACACGTTTCAATAATGAAATTGgttcaaccagtcaaccaactACACCTACCTCTACCTCTACTGGTAGATCTGTTCCACCTCCATTAGTTGTTCCTGCCTTCACTCCCACTCCACATCAAGTTACTACATCTTCACCTACCTCTATAGGTACATCTCTTCCACCTCCAATACAAGTGCCTGGCTTGACACCCACTCCATACCAAGTGCCTCCTTATCTTCAGGCTTCACTCTCTCCCAATGTTGGTTCTAACCCATCAACTCCCAGAAATATTGCAGCATCACCTGGTATAGAGGATGCAGATCCACATTCTAGTTCAGCCGCCAATAACATGGAAGAATGTTCCAATAGTCGTCCAATGATTACACCCGTTGGAGGagg gtttTATCCTACAAAAACTGCATCCAAGGCAATCACAGCCACCATCAAGGAACAGTTTGATGAGCCATGGCTAACATGGGGTGCAATCCCTAAGTCAACCAGAGATGTCTTCTTCGAACGTTTTAAG AGAAGGGTTTCATGGAAGCCTGAAGATGAGGAAAAggtcaaaaaaaattatcacaccAAGGCATCTCATAGACTCTCAGAGATGTATAAAAAAGCAAGAACTCTAGGAAAAAGACCTGATTGGCTGGGGGACGATACTTGGAATGCTCTTTTGGAAAAGTGGAACATGCCACTTTATAGACAAAAGTGTGAAACAGCAAAGAAGAATCGGACATCTGAAAAGGGTGGTTGTTTGCACACTGGAGGATCTATAAGCGTGCATGAGCATGCTATTCGTTTG TCACAAGAGCTTGGTCGATCTgtgcatgttgatgaaatatttcagcaGACACATATTCGTCAATCAACAGGAGAATTTGTGGACGAAAGGTCTAGGCGGACCCATGTAAGTTT ATCTAAGACTGCATCTGTTGGTGTCTCAACGTCTTCTCCTCTAGACCCTGCGGAGGAGGAAAGATTGAGAAATCGATGTTGGTTAGAGGCTGCTGGTGGAAAATACAAGGGACGCGTATACGGCATTGGAAATGTCACTTCCCAAGATGACTGTGTTGATAGTTACATCCAACAAACACAGGCATCTTCTACTGCTCAACCTCAAAATTCAGAAGAAATTCTTAACCTGAAATCGCAGTTACAACAATATGGTCAGCAGCTTCAAAATCTTGAAGGCTTTATTGGCGTCCTCCTGCCATTCCTTCCGCCTTCAGCCGCCGCGGCTGCACAACAATTTTTAAACCTTCCAAATCCTCAAGTTCAAAATGACATGCCCAATATAGTCCAACCAGAACAGCAACCTCCAGAACAGCAACCACCACACCAGCAACCACCAGATGAACAACCACAAGATGGAAATGATTACATGCATTATTAG
- the LOC128195465 gene encoding uncharacterized protein LOC128195465, with translation MGYAKRSVKNKARVEGSICASYLHRETTHFCSHYFKSFMLTPQSNRNEVDIEIESFTTTLSVFNQPGRHSGRESTHWLSDEELRSAHVHVLINCNEVEPYLHSFLHVYQLSESNSSTYVHANFPLWFRQKVHNDPLSVRNQHLRDLSLGALRCVKEWHTFFANGYKFHTHAWSQGKRTINSGVHVKGLTEGGQDDFYGVIKHIYEFEYNSTTTEKKIVLFYCDWFDPSRVGTRVDSKYGIVDIRMDKRYVLFDPFIIAHNVQQVYYVPYPTSRTDKRGWCVAIKTKPRGRIDSNDVEADVPYQVEEMSHVNDIIQVEEVVRLQDVDAGLEEVNPNNISSFQGQIDEDTTESEEYNAEEQSEDDNEDEFHSSSTE, from the exons ATGGGATATGCTAAACGTTCAGTAAAGAATAAGGCTAGGGTTGAAGGATCTATTTGCGCATCATACTTGCACAGAGAAACAACTCATTTTTGTTCCCACTATTTCAAAAGCTTCATGTTAACACCACAAAGCAATAGAAATGAAGTAGACATTGAAATAGAAAGCTTTACGACAACATTATCAGTGTTTAACCAACCTGGCCGTCATTCTGGAAGGGAATCAACACATTGGTTAAGTGATGAAGAATTGAGATCAGCTCATGttcatgtattgatcaattgcaaTGAAGTTGAACCTTACCTTCA CTCATTCTTACATGTCTATCAACTATCTGAGTCAAACAGTTCGACATACGTACATGCTAATTTCCCATTGTGGTTCAGGCAAAAA GTTCATAACGATCCTTTAAGTGTGAGAAACCAACATCTTAGAGATTTATCACTTGGTGCTTTAAGGTGTGTAAAGGAATGGCACACCTTCTTTGCTAATGGATACAAATTTCATACCCATGCATGGAGTCAGGGCAAGAGGACAATAAATAGTGGGGTTCATGTTAAAGGGCTAACAGAAGGAGGTCAAGATGATTTTTATGGTGTCATTAAACACATCTATGAGTTCGAATACAATTCAACAACCactgaaaagaaaattgtattattttattgtgattggTTTGATCCATCGAGAGTAGGTACAAGGGTGGATTCAAAGTATGGCATTGTGGATATTCGAATGGATAAAAGATATGTGTTGTTTGATCCTTTTATCATTGCACATAATGTACAACAAGTGTATTATGTACCATATCCTACATCACGCACGGACAAACGAGGTTGGTGTGTTGCGATAAAAacgaagcctagaggtcgcattgatTCTAATGATGTAGAAGCCGATGTGCCATaccaagtggaggaaatgtCACATGTTAATGACATCATTCAAGTTGAAGAAGTAGTCCGATTACAAGATGTAGACGCTGGTCTTGAAGAAGTGAACCCTAACAATATTTCATCATTTCAAGGGCAGATAGATGAAGATACAACGGAATCAGAAGAATACAATGCAGAGGAACAGAGTGAAGATGACAATGAAGATGAATTTCATAGTTCTAGCACTGAATAG
- the LOC108327285 gene encoding uncharacterized protein LOC108327285, whose protein sequence is MDDAQPNRSWMYDRCHRGRGALKESFVLGVEEFISKACEQERYRRDGGLRCPCLKCDCTKILHERVVKVHLYKNGFKPNYFIWEDHGERLPEDHVQNHESSMAVETEGGQANQFQTMEDMVHDALRQNEWGQASTSNNIEEAPNEETQRFFNFLLDANQPLYEGASDSKLSMCVRLLACKSNWNIPNQCIDFIAKMVMDATPIKSGLPKTYYDAKKCVSKLGLQSQRIDCCVDGCMLFYDNEYGKNDGALLECKFCGKPRYQPRNTGATTSKPVPMKSMFYLPLIPRLQRMYASTQTAGQMTWHYQNMSTNGVLRHPCDGEAWKHFDRVYPDFGIEPRNVRLGLCSDGFNPYVQASNIPYSCWPVIVTPYNLPPEMCMSKPYMFLTCLIPGPFNPKVGIDVYLEPLIDELKKLWTGVITYDISRKQNFILRAMLMWTINDFPAYGMLSGWSTHGKLACPHCMEHTKAFRLYHGAKNSWFDSHRRFLPKDHAFRRNRNAFKKGEVEMDDAPPYLTGPEVWNRINGYPKITENGAAIIDGYGEWHNWTKKRIFWDLPYWKDNLLRHNLDFMHIEKNFFDNIFNTVMNVVGKTKDNEKARMDIGLYCRRKDLELKSHSNGKMYKPKANYTLSTDQIKQVCHWVKGLRMPDGYSSNLSRCVDVNRGKLIGMKSHDCHVFMECLLPIAFSSLPAHVLNPITEISHFFRDLCSTTLNKDDLAKMQENIPIILCKMERIFPPSFFDSMEHLPIHLPYEARLGGPVHYRWMYPFERYPYDMLLFNLPGIIQKP, encoded by the coding sequence ATGGATGATGCTCAACCAAATCGTTCATGGATGTACGATAGGTGTCATAGAGGAAGAGGTGCTTTGAAAGAGTCTTTTGTATTGGGtgttgaagagtttataagtAAAGCTTGTGAACAAGAACGTTATCGTAGAGACGGGGGTCTTCGATGTCCATGTTTGAAGTGCGATTGTACAAAAATTCTGCACGAAAGAGTTGTAAAGGTTCACCTTTACAAGAACGGTTTCAAgcctaattatttcatttgggaGGATCATGGGGAAAGATTGCCAGAAGATCATGTACAGAATCATGAAAGTTCGATGGCTGTAGAGACGGAAGGTGGTCAAGCTAACCAATTTCAAACAATGGAAGACATGGTGCATGATGCTCTTAGGCAAAATGAGTGGGGGCAAGCATCTACTTCTAATAACATTGAAGAGGCTCCAAATGAAGAAACACaaaggttttttaattttttgttggaTGCAAACCAGCCGTTGTATGAAGGAGCATCAGACTCGAAATTATCGATGTGTGTCAGACTATTAGCTTGCAAGTCAAATTGGAATATTCCTAACCAATGCATagattttattgcaaaaatggtTATGGATGCAACACCCATCAAATCAGGTTTGCCTAAAACATACTACGATGCAAAAAAGTGTGTATCAAAGTTGGGATTACAATCGCAGAGGATTGATTGTTGCGTGGATGGTTGCATGCTCTTCTATGATAATGAATACGGTAAGAATGATGGCGCATTGCTTGAATGCAAATTTTGTGGAAAGCCAAGATATCAACCACGTAACACGGGAGCAACTACTAGCAAACCAGTTCCTATGAAATCAATGTTCTATTTGCCATTAATTCCCAGACTACAAAGAATGTATGCCTCAACACAAACTGCAGGACAAATGACATGGCACTATCAGAACATGTCGACGAATGGTGTTTTGCGTCATCCATGCGATGGAGAGGCTTGGAAGCACTTTGATAGAGTATATCCTGACTTTGGTATCGAGCCACGCAATGTTCGACTCGGTTTATGCTCTGACGGTTTTAACCCATATGTACAGGCATCAAATATACCATATTCATGTTGGCCAGTTATTGTCACTCCTTATAATCTTCCTCCAGAAATGTGCATGTCTAAACCTTACATGTTCTTAACATGTCTCATTCCTGGGCCATTCAATCCAAAGGTTGGCATAGATGTGTACTTAGAGCCCTTGATAGACGAATTGAAGAAGCTGTGGACGGGTGTGATAACATATGATATTTCAAGgaaacaaaactttattttgagGGCCATGCTAATGTGGACAATTAATGATTTTCCTGCTTATGGTATGTTGTCCGGCTGGAGCACTCATGGTAAACTGGCATGCCCACATTGCATGGAGCATACAAAGGCTTTTAGATTATATCATGGGGCAAAAAATTCATGGTTTGACTCTCATCGGAGGTTTTTACCGAAAGACCATGCTTTTAGGAGGAATAGAAATGCTTTCAAGAAGGGGGAAGTGGAGATGGATGACGCACCACCATATCTTACAGGACCAGAAGTTTGGAATAGAATCAAtggttatcctaaaataactgAAAATGGTGCGGCAATAATTGATGGATACGGTGAGTGGCATAATTGGACGAAAAAAAGAATCTTTTGGGATCTACCCTATTGGAAGGATAATTTGTTAAGGCATAATCTTGACTTCatgcacattgaaaaaaatttctttgacaacatCTTTAATACTGTGATGAATGTTGTGGGGAAGACAAAAGACAATGAGAAGGCCCGAATGGATATAGGTTTGTATTGTAGACGAAAAGATTTGGAGCTAAAAAGTCATAGCAATGGAAAAATGTATAAGCCAAAAGCAAATTATACACTATCAACAGACCAAATAAAACAAGTCTGTCATTGGGTAAAAGGTCTTAGGATGCCTGATGGATATTCTTCTAACTTGTCAAGGTGTGTTGATGTGAATAGGGGAAAGCTCATTGGGATGAAAAGTCATGATTGCCATGTGTTTATGGAATGCTTACTTCCTATAGCGTTTAGTTCTTTACCGGCTCATGTTCTGAATCCCATTACAGAGATAAGTCATTTCTTTAGAGATTTGTGTTCTACAACATTGAACAAGGATGACCTGGCGAAGATGCAAGAAAACATTCCCATCATTCTGTGCAAGATGGAGAGAATATTTCCTCCCTCATTCTTTGATTCTATGGAACATCTCCCTATCCATCTTCCATATGAGGCACGACTTGGTGGACCAGTCCACtataggtggatgtacccaTTTGAAAGGTACCCATATGACATGTTATTGTTCAATTTACCAGGCATAATTCAAAAACCCtaa